The Aphis gossypii isolate Hap1 unplaced genomic scaffold, ASM2018417v2 Contig00856, whole genome shotgun sequence genomic interval tgtggtttggaaaaaaaccattaaaatattttttaaaaatgtaaagatataaaattatacataatattattataaatgtttaattagaaTAACACACTTTTAAATTTCGTAGGTACAACACACTGCACTTTTCGTACTACACAAAATGTGTCGTACTACACACAATTTTAGGACTCCACAAGGTATaactttcaacttttttttaactccaatttttcagattttttggCTATGGAGACTCTATTGCAACTATTTCATTTAGCAATAGGATTGGTGAGTCCACAGtttgcaaaataatttatgacacATGTAGAGCCATATGGGAAGTTTTGCAGCCGATCTATATGCCCCAACCAACTGAGGAACAATGGAAACGAGTGGAAAAAAAGTATTGGCAAATTTGGAACTATCCAAATTGCATAGGTGCATTGGATGGAAAGCACTGCGTATTTGAAAAACCACCAAAAACAGGCTCCATGTACTTCAACTACAAAAAAGAGTTTAGTATCGTCTTGATGGCTCTTGTTGACgcagattataaatttatatctgtAGACATTGGTGCTTACGGGAGGAATAGTGATggtggaatttttaaatcatcatcCTTAGGAAAAGCCCTTGCTaatggtaaattaaatattcctcCACCAAAACCATTACCACACTCAGATGTAATTGTCCCCCATGTGATTGTCTGTGATGAAGCTTTTCCACTAACTCCTAATACTATGAGACCGTTTCCAGGGAAAAGTCTAGAAAATAATCGAGACAATAAAGTTTACAACTATCGCCATTGTTGAGCTAGAAGAGTTGTCGAAAACGCATTCGGTATACTGgcgaaaaagtttaaaatctaCAACAGGAAATTCAACTTTAAACCAGAGCACATGGACA includes:
- the LOC126555454 gene encoding uncharacterized protein LOC126555454, with amino-acid sequence MPQPTEEQWKRVEKKYWQIWNYPNCIGALDGKHCVFEKPPKTGSMYFNYKKEFSIVLMALVDADYKFISVDIGAYGRNSDGGIFKSSSLGKALANGKLNIPPPKPLPHSDVIVPHVIVCDEAFPLTPNTMRPFPGKSLENNRDNKVYNYRHC